Proteins encoded in a region of the Macaca mulatta isolate MMU2019108-1 chromosome X, T2T-MMU8v2.0, whole genome shotgun sequence genome:
- the SMIM10L2B gene encoding small integral membrane protein 10-like protein 2B → MAASAALSAAAAAAALSGLAVRLSRSAAARGSYSAFCKGLTRTLLTFFDLAWRLRMNFPYFYIVASVMLNVRLQVRIE, encoded by the coding sequence ATGGCGGCGTCGGCGGCTCTGTctgcggcagcggcggcggcggccctgTCTGGCCTGGCGGTGCGTCTGTCACGCTCAGCGGCCGCCCGAGGCTCGTACAGCGCCTTCTGCAAGGGGCTTACGCGCACGCTGCTCACCTTCTTCGACCTGGCCTGGCGGCTGCGCATGAACTTCCCCTACTTCTACATCGTGGCCTCAGTGATGCTCAACGTCCGCCTGCAAGTGCGTATCGAGTGA